The following are encoded together in the Erwinia sp. E602 genome:
- the rpiA gene encoding ribose-5-phosphate isomerase RpiA has translation MTQDELKKAVGWAALDYVTPGTIVGVGTGSTAAHFIDALGSIKHQIEGAVSSSEASTEKLKSLGIPVFDLNEIDSLSVYVDGADEINGQMQMIKGGGAALTREKIVAAVAERFICIADASKQVDVLGNFPLPVEVIPMARSYVARQLVRLGGLPEYRQNVLTDNGNIILDVHNLKIVDPIALEQAINALPGVVTVGLFAARGADVALIGTADGVKTIKK, from the coding sequence ATGACGCAGGATGAACTGAAGAAAGCCGTCGGCTGGGCGGCGCTGGATTACGTCACGCCGGGGACAATTGTCGGGGTCGGGACCGGCTCTACCGCCGCGCACTTTATCGATGCGCTGGGCTCGATTAAGCACCAGATTGAAGGCGCGGTCTCCAGCTCTGAAGCGTCGACGGAGAAGCTGAAAAGCCTCGGTATCCCGGTATTCGACCTCAACGAAATTGATTCGCTGTCGGTCTACGTCGACGGTGCCGATGAGATTAACGGCCAGATGCAGATGATTAAGGGCGGCGGCGCGGCCCTGACCCGCGAGAAAATCGTCGCAGCGGTAGCCGAGCGCTTTATCTGCATTGCGGATGCCTCCAAGCAGGTTGACGTGCTGGGGAATTTCCCGCTGCCGGTGGAAGTGATCCCGATGGCGCGCAGCTATGTGGCCCGTCAGCTGGTCAGGCTCGGTGGCCTGCCTGAGTACCGTCAGAACGTGCTGACGGACAACGGTAATATCATTCTCGACGTACATAACCTGAAAATTGTCGACCCGATTGCGCTGGAACAGGCGATCAACGCGCTGCCGGGTGTGGTGACCGTCGGCCTGTTCGCTGCCCGTGGGGCCGATGTGGCACTGATTGGCACCGCCGATGGTGTGAAAACCATCAAAAAATGA
- the tkt gene encoding transketolase — protein MSSRKELANAIRALSMDAVQKAKSGHPGAPMGMADIAEVLWREFLNHNPTNPLWADRDRFVLSNGHGSMLIYSLLHLTGYDLPIGELANFRQLHSKTPGHPEYGYTAGVETTTGPLGQGIANAVGFAIAERTLAAQFNRPGHDVVDHNTYVFMGDGCMMEGISHEVCSLAGTLKLGKLVAFYDDNGISIDGHIEGWFTDDTATRFESYGWHVVRGIDGHDAESIKKAVEEAKAVTDKPSLLMCKTIIGFGSPNKAGTHDSHGAPLGDDEIALTRKQLGWNHAPFEIPQDIYAQWDAKEAGQAKEAAWDEKFAAYAKAFPELAAEFKRRVNNELPANWAEESQKFVEQLQANPAKIASRKASQNAIEAFGKLLPEYLGGSADLAPSNLTMWSGSKPINEDAAGNYIHYGVREFGMTAIANGITLHGGFLPYTATFLMFVEYARNAVRMAALMKIQQVMVYTHDSIGLGEDGPTHQPVEQLASLRVTPNMSTWRPCDQVESAIAWKYAIERKDGPTALILSRQNLAQQDRTAEQLANVARGAYVLKDSEGTPELILIATGSEVELATGAYDKLTAEGRKVRVVSMPSTDAFDKQDAAYRESVLPKAVSARVAIEAGIADYWFKYTGLNGAIVGMTSFGESAPAEQLFDLFGFTVDNVVAKAKELL, from the coding sequence ATGTCTTCTCGTAAAGAGCTTGCCAACGCCATTCGCGCATTAAGTATGGATGCGGTGCAAAAAGCCAAATCCGGCCACCCTGGTGCCCCTATGGGTATGGCTGATATCGCCGAAGTCCTGTGGCGTGAATTTCTGAATCACAACCCTACAAATCCGCTGTGGGCCGATCGTGACCGCTTCGTGCTGTCTAACGGCCACGGCTCGATGCTGATCTACAGCCTGCTGCACCTCACCGGCTACGATCTGCCGATTGGCGAACTGGCTAACTTCCGTCAGCTGCACTCCAAAACTCCAGGTCACCCGGAATACGGCTACACCGCCGGCGTTGAAACCACTACCGGTCCGCTGGGCCAGGGTATTGCTAACGCCGTGGGCTTTGCTATCGCTGAACGCACGCTGGCCGCGCAGTTCAACCGTCCTGGCCACGATGTGGTAGACCATAACACCTACGTGTTTATGGGCGACGGCTGCATGATGGAAGGCATCTCTCACGAAGTCTGCTCGCTGGCCGGTACGCTGAAGCTGGGCAAACTGGTGGCGTTCTATGATGACAACGGTATCTCTATCGATGGTCATATTGAAGGCTGGTTCACCGACGACACCGCGACCCGCTTCGAGTCTTACGGCTGGCACGTGGTGCGCGGCATTGACGGTCATGATGCTGAATCGATTAAAAAAGCGGTGGAAGAGGCCAAAGCAGTCACGGATAAACCTTCACTGCTGATGTGCAAAACCATCATCGGTTTCGGCTCACCAAATAAAGCGGGTACCCATGATTCCCACGGCGCCCCGCTGGGTGACGATGAGATCGCACTGACCCGTAAGCAGCTGGGCTGGAACCACGCGCCGTTTGAGATCCCACAGGATATCTACGCGCAGTGGGATGCCAAAGAAGCCGGTCAGGCGAAAGAAGCCGCATGGGATGAGAAATTCGCCGCCTACGCGAAAGCCTTCCCGGAACTGGCCGCCGAGTTCAAGCGCCGCGTCAACAATGAGCTGCCGGCAAACTGGGCTGAAGAGTCACAGAAATTCGTTGAACAGCTGCAGGCTAACCCGGCGAAAATCGCCAGCCGTAAAGCCTCTCAGAACGCCATCGAAGCCTTCGGTAAGCTGCTGCCAGAGTATCTGGGCGGTTCCGCTGACCTGGCACCAAGCAACCTGACCATGTGGTCCGGTTCTAAGCCAATCAATGAAGACGCTGCGGGTAACTATATCCATTACGGCGTGCGCGAATTCGGTATGACCGCGATCGCCAACGGTATTACCCTGCACGGTGGTTTCCTGCCGTACACCGCGACCTTCCTGATGTTCGTTGAATATGCGCGTAACGCCGTGCGTATGGCCGCGCTGATGAAGATCCAGCAGGTGATGGTTTACACCCACGACTCGATCGGTCTGGGCGAAGATGGCCCGACTCACCAGCCGGTTGAGCAGCTGGCCAGCCTGCGCGTGACCCCGAACATGAGCACCTGGCGTCCGTGTGACCAGGTTGAATCAGCGATTGCCTGGAAATACGCTATCGAGCGTAAAGACGGCCCGACCGCGCTGATCCTCTCACGTCAGAACCTGGCACAGCAGGATCGTACCGCTGAGCAGCTGGCTAACGTGGCCCGCGGTGCTTATGTGCTGAAAGACAGCGAAGGTACGCCTGAGCTGATCCTGATTGCAACCGGTTCTGAAGTTGAGCTGGCAACCGGCGCTTACGATAAGCTGACCGCGGAAGGCCGTAAGGTGCGCGTGGTCTCCATGCCGTCTACCGATGCCTTCGACAAGCAGGATGCGGCCTACCGTGAATCCGTGCTGCCGAAAGCCGTCAGCGCGCGCGTGGCCATTGAAGCGGGCATCGCGGATTACTGGTTCAAATACACCGGCCTGAACGGTGCTATCGTCGGTATGACCAGCTTCGGTGAGTCTGCACCGGCCGAGCAGCTGTTTGACCTGTTTGGCTTCACCGTGGATAACGTGGTCGCTAAAGCCAAAGAACTGCTGTAA
- the epd gene encoding erythrose-4-phosphate dehydrogenase, whose amino-acid sequence MTVRIAINGFGRIGRNVLRALYETGRRAEVTVVAINELADAAGMAHLLKYDTSHGRFAWDVRQERDLLQVGDDSIRLLHVPDIASLPWRELNVDIVLDCTGVYGSRADGEAHLQAGAKKVLFSHPGGNDLDATVVFGVNEQELQPGHLLVSNASCTTNCIIPIIKLLDDAWGIESGTVTTIHSAMHDQQVIDAYHPDLRRTRAASQSIIPVDTRLAAGITRIFPKFNDRFEAIAVRVPTINVTAIDLSVSVRDAVTAREVNDLLQSASEGAFSGIVDYTELPLVSIDFNHDPHSAIVDGTQTRVSGKHLIKTLVWCDNEWGFANRMIDTTLAMATSGFR is encoded by the coding sequence ATGACGGTTCGTATTGCCATTAACGGTTTTGGTCGTATCGGGCGCAACGTGCTGCGTGCGCTGTATGAAACCGGACGTCGCGCCGAGGTAACGGTAGTGGCGATCAATGAGCTGGCTGACGCCGCCGGAATGGCGCATCTGCTTAAATACGATACCAGCCACGGGCGCTTTGCCTGGGACGTGCGTCAGGAACGCGATTTGCTCCAGGTGGGTGATGACAGCATTCGTCTGCTGCATGTGCCTGATATTGCCTCACTGCCGTGGCGCGAGCTGAACGTGGATATCGTACTGGACTGTACCGGCGTGTATGGCAGCCGTGCAGATGGCGAAGCGCATCTGCAGGCCGGCGCTAAAAAGGTGCTGTTCTCACACCCCGGCGGTAACGATCTCGATGCCACCGTGGTGTTCGGGGTGAACGAGCAGGAACTGCAACCCGGGCATCTGCTGGTGTCTAATGCTTCCTGTACCACCAACTGCATTATTCCGATTATCAAACTGCTGGATGACGCCTGGGGCATCGAGTCCGGCACGGTAACCACCATCCATTCAGCGATGCACGATCAGCAGGTGATTGATGCCTACCACCCGGACCTGCGGCGCACGCGTGCCGCCAGCCAGTCCATTATTCCGGTGGATACCCGGCTGGCCGCCGGTATCACGCGCATCTTCCCCAAATTTAACGATCGCTTTGAAGCGATCGCAGTGCGCGTACCGACTATCAACGTCACGGCGATCGATCTCAGCGTCAGCGTGCGTGATGCGGTCACGGCGCGCGAGGTGAACGACCTGCTGCAAAGTGCATCAGAAGGGGCATTTAGTGGTATAGTTGACTACACGGAATTACCGTTAGTCTCTATTGATTTTAACCACGATCCGCACAGTGCCATTGTCGACGGCACGCAGACGCGGGTCAGCGGTAAGCACCTGATCAAGACGCTGGTCTGGTGCGACAACGAATGGGGTTTCGCTAACCGGATGATCGACACTACCTTAGCGATGGCCACAAGCGGTTTCAGGTAG
- the serA gene encoding phosphoglycerate dehydrogenase — protein sequence MAKVSLEKDRIKFLLVEGVHQSAVENLRAAGYTNIEFHKGALDSDALKESIRDAHFIGLRSRTQLTEEIFAAAEKLVAVGCFCIGTNQVDLNAAAIRGIPVFNAPFSNTRSVAELVIGELLLMLRGVPAANAKAHRGEWFKQAVGSYEARGKKLGIIGYGHIGMQLGVLAESLGMHVFFYDIESKLPLGNATQVQHLSDLLNMSDVVSLHVPETQSTQNMMGAEQLALMKPGSLLINASRGTVVDIPALCEVLASKHLAGAAIDVFPVEPATNTDPFISPLSAFDNVILTPHIGGSTQEAQENIGTEVAGKLVKYSDNGSTLSAVNFPEASLPMHGVNASRLLHIHENRPGVLTAINLIFADQGINISAQYLQTTPQMGYVVIDVDAPQDVADKALQLMKAIPGTIRARLLY from the coding sequence ATGGCAAAAGTATCACTGGAGAAAGACAGGATTAAGTTCCTGTTGGTGGAAGGCGTGCATCAGAGCGCGGTAGAGAATCTGCGTGCTGCAGGCTACACCAACATCGAATTTCACAAAGGCGCACTGGACAGCGACGCACTGAAAGAATCCATCCGCGATGCGCACTTCATCGGGCTGCGTTCGCGTACTCAGCTGACCGAAGAGATCTTCGCCGCGGCTGAAAAACTGGTTGCCGTCGGCTGCTTCTGCATCGGGACCAACCAGGTTGACCTGAATGCGGCCGCGATCCGCGGGATTCCGGTCTTTAACGCACCTTTCTCCAACACCCGATCCGTCGCTGAACTGGTTATCGGCGAGCTGCTGCTGATGCTGCGCGGCGTGCCGGCGGCCAACGCCAAAGCGCACCGCGGTGAGTGGTTCAAGCAGGCGGTTGGCTCCTATGAAGCGCGCGGTAAAAAGCTGGGCATCATCGGCTACGGCCATATCGGCATGCAGCTTGGCGTGCTGGCGGAAAGCCTCGGCATGCACGTGTTCTTCTACGACATTGAGAGCAAGCTGCCGCTGGGTAACGCCACTCAGGTCCAGCATCTCTCCGACCTGCTGAACATGAGCGACGTGGTCAGCCTGCACGTGCCGGAAACCCAGTCGACGCAGAACATGATGGGCGCAGAGCAGCTGGCGCTGATGAAGCCGGGCTCGCTGCTGATCAACGCCTCACGCGGTACGGTCGTGGATATCCCGGCGCTGTGTGAAGTGCTGGCCAGCAAGCACCTTGCCGGCGCGGCGATTGACGTCTTCCCGGTTGAGCCGGCGACCAACACCGATCCGTTTATCTCCCCGCTGAGCGCCTTCGATAACGTGATCCTGACCCCGCACATCGGCGGTTCTACTCAGGAAGCGCAGGAGAATATCGGCACCGAAGTGGCCGGTAAGCTGGTGAAATACTCTGACAACGGCTCAACGCTGTCGGCGGTAAACTTCCCGGAAGCCTCGCTGCCGATGCACGGCGTTAACGCCAGCCGTCTGCTGCACATCCACGAGAACCGTCCGGGCGTGCTGACTGCGATCAACCTGATCTTCGCCGATCAGGGGATCAACATCTCTGCGCAGTACCTGCAGACCACCCCGCAGATGGGCTATGTGGTGATTGACGTTGATGCACCACAGGACGTGGCGGATAAAGCGCTGCAGCTGATGAAGGCCATTCCTGGCACTATTCGCGCACGCCTGCTGTACTGA
- a CDS encoding LysR family transcriptional regulator ArgP, with amino-acid sequence MKRPDYRTLQALDAVIRERGFERAAQKLCITQSAVSQRIKQLENMFGQPLLVRTVPPRPTEQGQKLLALLHQVELLEEEWLGDDNSGTTPLLLSLAVNADSLATWLLPALKTVLTDSPVRLNIQVEDETRTQERLRRGEVVGAISIQPQPLPSCLVDQLGALDYLFVGSKEFAARYFPNGVTRSALLKAPAVAFDHLDDMHQAFLQQNFDLSPGSVPCHIVNSSEAFVQLARQGTTCCMIPHLQIERELAEGELIDLTPGLLQRRMLYWHRFAPESRLMRRVTDALLAHGHRVLRQDTGE; translated from the coding sequence ATGAAACGCCCGGATTATCGAACCCTTCAGGCGCTGGATGCAGTGATTCGCGAGCGCGGCTTTGAACGTGCCGCACAAAAGCTCTGTATTACCCAGTCTGCCGTGTCACAGCGTATCAAGCAGCTGGAGAATATGTTTGGCCAGCCGCTGCTGGTACGAACCGTGCCGCCACGCCCGACCGAGCAGGGGCAGAAACTGCTGGCGCTGCTGCACCAGGTCGAGCTGCTGGAAGAGGAGTGGCTGGGCGATGATAACAGCGGCACCACGCCGCTGCTGCTGTCGCTGGCGGTCAACGCCGACAGCCTGGCGACCTGGCTGCTGCCGGCGCTGAAAACGGTGCTGACCGACTCGCCGGTGCGTCTGAATATTCAGGTGGAGGATGAAACCCGCACCCAGGAGCGCCTGCGCCGGGGTGAAGTGGTCGGGGCAATCAGTATCCAGCCGCAGCCGCTGCCAAGCTGTCTGGTGGATCAGCTCGGGGCGCTGGATTATCTGTTCGTGGGTTCCAAAGAGTTTGCCGCGCGCTATTTCCCGAACGGTGTTACCCGCTCCGCGCTGCTGAAAGCACCGGCGGTAGCCTTTGACCACCTGGACGATATGCATCAGGCGTTTTTACAGCAGAACTTTGACCTGTCGCCGGGCAGCGTGCCCTGCCACATCGTGAACTCGTCGGAAGCCTTTGTACAGCTGGCGCGTCAGGGCACCACCTGCTGCATGATCCCGCACCTGCAGATTGAGCGCGAGCTGGCGGAGGGGGAGTTGATCGACCTGACACCGGGGCTGTTACAGCGCCGGATGCTTTACTGGCATCGCTTTGCACCGGAGAGCCGTTTAATGCGCCGGGTGACCGATGCGCTGCTGGCACACGGTCACCGCGTGCTGCGTCAGGATACCGGCGAGTAG
- the fbaA gene encoding class II fructose-bisphosphate aldolase, whose translation MSKIFDFVKPGVVTGDDVQKIFQVAKENKFALPAVNCVGTDSINAVLEAAAKVKAPVIVQFSNGGAAFIAGKGFKSDKPQAAAIFGAIAGAHHVHLMAEQYGVPVILHTDHCAKKLLPWIDGLLDAGEAHFAKTGKPLFSSHMIDLSEESLEENIEISAKYLARMAKLDMTLEIELGCTGGEEDGVDNSHMDASALYTQPEDVDYAYTELSKISPRFTIAASFGNVHGVYKPGNVKLTPTILRDSQDYVSKKHNLPHNSLDFVFHGGSGSSAAEIEESIGYGVIKMNIDTDTQWATWDGILQYYKKNEGYLQAQLGNPEGADKPNKKFYDPRVWLRSAQASMVVRLEQAFKELNAVDVL comes from the coding sequence ATGTCTAAGATTTTTGATTTCGTAAAACCAGGCGTTGTCACCGGTGACGACGTGCAGAAGATTTTCCAGGTAGCGAAAGAGAACAAATTCGCCCTGCCAGCAGTGAACTGCGTGGGTACCGATTCTATCAACGCCGTACTGGAAGCCGCTGCAAAAGTTAAAGCGCCGGTTATCGTACAGTTCTCTAACGGCGGTGCCGCGTTTATCGCCGGTAAAGGCTTCAAATCTGACAAGCCGCAGGCTGCTGCGATTTTCGGTGCTATTGCCGGTGCCCATCACGTGCACCTGATGGCTGAACAGTACGGCGTGCCGGTGATCCTGCACACTGACCACTGTGCCAAGAAACTGCTGCCGTGGATCGACGGCCTGCTGGACGCGGGTGAAGCCCACTTTGCGAAAACCGGCAAACCGCTGTTCTCTTCTCACATGATCGACCTGTCTGAAGAGTCACTGGAAGAGAACATTGAGATCTCTGCTAAATACCTGGCGCGCATGGCGAAACTCGACATGACCCTGGAGATCGAACTGGGCTGCACCGGCGGTGAAGAAGATGGCGTGGACAACAGCCACATGGACGCATCTGCGCTGTACACCCAGCCGGAAGACGTGGACTACGCGTACACCGAGCTGAGCAAAATCAGCCCGCGTTTCACCATCGCGGCCTCTTTCGGTAACGTACACGGCGTGTACAAGCCAGGCAACGTGAAGCTGACCCCAACCATCCTGCGTGATTCTCAGGACTACGTCAGCAAGAAACACAACCTGCCGCACAACTCGCTGGACTTCGTGTTCCACGGTGGTTCCGGTTCTTCTGCTGCAGAGATCGAAGAGTCTATTGGTTACGGCGTAATCAAAATGAACATCGATACCGACACCCAGTGGGCAACCTGGGACGGCATCCTGCAGTACTACAAAAAGAACGAAGGTTATCTGCAGGCGCAGCTGGGCAACCCGGAAGGCGCAGATAAGCCGAACAAGAAGTTCTACGATCCACGCGTATGGCTGCGTTCTGCCCAGGCGTCAATGGTTGTCCGCCTTGAGCAGGCATTCAAAGAGCTGAACGCCGTAGACGTTCTGTAA
- the mscS gene encoding small-conductance mechanosensitive channel MscS: protein MDDLNVVNGFNSAGGWLVRNQALLLSYAVNIVAAIAIVIVGMIVARIISNGVNRVLRARSIDATVADFLSALVRYGIIAFTLIAALGRVGVQTASVIAVLGAAGLALGLALQGSLSNLAAGVLLVTFRPFRTGEFVDLGGVMGTVQNVQIFSTTLRSADGKYVVVPNGKIIAGNIVNFSREPERRNEFIIGVAYDADVDQVLKLLREVVDADPRVLQERGVQIGLNELAASSLNFVVRCWSNAGDLQDVYWDLMKNFKRTLDAHNIGIPYPQMDVHLHQVKAAENAPQENAPLN from the coding sequence ATGGATGATTTAAACGTGGTAAATGGGTTCAACAGCGCCGGCGGATGGCTGGTACGTAACCAGGCGCTGTTGCTGAGCTATGCGGTGAACATTGTCGCCGCTATTGCCATTGTTATTGTCGGGATGATCGTGGCGCGTATTATCTCCAACGGCGTTAACAGGGTGCTGCGCGCGCGTAGCATCGACGCTACCGTGGCCGATTTCCTCTCGGCGCTGGTGCGCTACGGTATTATCGCCTTTACGCTGATTGCCGCGCTGGGGCGCGTGGGCGTACAAACCGCATCGGTAATTGCCGTACTGGGTGCCGCCGGTCTGGCACTGGGCCTGGCGCTGCAGGGCTCACTCTCGAATCTGGCGGCTGGCGTACTGCTGGTCACCTTCCGCCCGTTCCGTACCGGTGAGTTTGTTGATCTGGGCGGCGTGATGGGTACCGTACAGAACGTCCAGATTTTCTCTACCACGCTGCGCAGCGCTGACGGCAAATATGTGGTGGTGCCAAACGGAAAAATCATAGCCGGTAACATTGTTAACTTCTCCCGCGAGCCGGAGCGCCGTAACGAATTTATTATCGGGGTGGCTTACGATGCGGATGTAGATCAGGTGCTTAAGCTGCTGCGCGAAGTGGTCGATGCCGATCCGCGTGTTCTGCAGGAGCGTGGAGTGCAGATTGGCCTTAACGAACTGGCGGCTTCATCGCTGAACTTTGTGGTACGTTGCTGGAGCAACGCCGGCGATCTGCAGGACGTTTACTGGGATTTGATGAAAAACTTCAAGCGTACACTGGACGCACACAATATCGGTATTCCTTACCCGCAGATGGACGTGCACCTGCACCAGGTTAAGGCAGCGGAGAATGCGCCGCAGGAAAATGCCCCGCTGAACTGA
- a CDS encoding oxidative stress defense protein, which translates to MEEAVKLTKLALAAMIGLSTLPLAAQADELPNGPHVVTSGQSSVDATPDIATLAIEVNVSAKDAAEAKKQADSRVQQYFDFLDKSGIEKKDINAANLRTQPEYDYLKDGKSVLKGYRAVRTVEVTLRQLDKLNELLDGALKSGLNEIRTVELGVAHPEQYRDKARKAAIEDATRQAGELAKGFGTTLGPVYSIRYHVANYQPMPMARMYKTAEAAPMTSAAQTYEQQSIHFDDQVDVVFELQRGQQPAAANP; encoded by the coding sequence ATGGAGGAAGCAGTGAAGCTGACTAAACTGGCCCTGGCCGCAATGATTGGACTGAGTACTTTACCGCTGGCCGCGCAGGCGGATGAACTGCCGAACGGCCCGCACGTGGTGACATCCGGGCAGTCCAGCGTGGATGCCACCCCGGATATTGCCACGCTGGCAATTGAAGTGAACGTCTCTGCTAAGGACGCTGCTGAGGCGAAAAAGCAGGCCGATTCACGCGTGCAACAGTATTTTGATTTCCTGGATAAAAGCGGCATTGAGAAGAAAGACATCAATGCGGCTAACCTGCGTACCCAGCCGGAGTATGACTACCTGAAGGACGGTAAGTCAGTGCTCAAGGGCTATCGTGCGGTGCGCACCGTGGAAGTGACGCTGCGTCAGCTGGATAAGCTGAATGAACTGCTGGACGGTGCGCTGAAGTCCGGTCTGAACGAAATCCGCACGGTTGAACTGGGCGTGGCACATCCTGAGCAGTATCGCGATAAAGCCCGTAAGGCAGCCATTGAGGACGCGACCCGTCAGGCCGGTGAACTGGCGAAAGGCTTTGGCACCACGCTGGGGCCGGTGTACAGCATTCGCTATCACGTTGCCAACTACCAGCCGATGCCGATGGCGCGCATGTACAAAACCGCCGAAGCGGCTCCGATGACCTCAGCTGCGCAGACCTACGAGCAGCAGAGCATCCATTTTGACGATCAGGTTGACGTAGTGTTTGAACTGCAGCGCGGCCAGCAGCCGGCTGCCGCCAACCCGTAA
- the argO gene encoding arginine exporter ArgO encodes MLSVYFQGVVLGAALILPLGPQNAFVMNQGIRRQYHLMTAALCTLSDVALICAGVFGGSALLNQSPLLLNLVTWGGVAFLLWYGWGALRTAFSGDIDLAAANGARQSRWRIFLTMMAVTWLNPHVYLDTFVVLGSLGGQLPEEARRWFALGSVSTSVLWFFGLALMASWLSPRLNTTRAQRIVNLLVGLVMWVIALKLACQALGLS; translated from the coding sequence ATGTTATCTGTTTATTTTCAGGGGGTTGTCTTGGGTGCGGCCCTCATCCTGCCGCTGGGGCCGCAAAATGCCTTTGTGATGAACCAGGGCATCCGTCGCCAGTATCACCTGATGACCGCCGCGCTCTGCACCCTGAGCGACGTGGCGCTGATCTGCGCCGGGGTGTTTGGTGGTAGCGCGTTGCTTAATCAGTCACCGCTGTTGCTGAATCTGGTGACCTGGGGGGGCGTGGCTTTTCTGCTGTGGTATGGCTGGGGGGCATTGCGCACCGCATTCAGCGGCGATATTGATCTGGCTGCTGCTAACGGGGCCAGACAAAGTCGCTGGCGAATTTTTCTCACCATGATGGCGGTGACCTGGCTCAATCCCCACGTTTATCTCGATACCTTTGTGGTGCTGGGCAGCCTTGGCGGGCAGTTGCCTGAAGAGGCACGGCGCTGGTTTGCGCTGGGTTCAGTCAGCACGTCAGTTCTCTGGTTCTTCGGACTGGCGCTGATGGCGTCGTGGTTGTCTCCACGGCTTAACACGACGCGGGCGCAGCGCATCGTGAATCTGCTCGTGGGGTTGGTCATGTGGGTAATTGCCTTAAAGCTGGCCTGCCAGGCGTTAGGATTAAGCTGA
- the pgk gene encoding phosphoglycerate kinase has protein sequence MSVIKMTDLDLAGKRVLIRADLNVPVKEGKVTSDARIRASLPTIEAALKQGAKVMVTSHLGRPTEGEYNEEFSLLPVVNYLKEKLGADNVSLAKDYLDGVELAAGKLVVLENVRFNKGEKKDDEALSKKYAALCDIFVMDAFGTAHRAQASTHGVGKFAPVACAGPLLSAELEALGKALKNPARPMVAVVGGSKVSTKFDVLNSLVKIADTVIVGGGIANTFVAIDNNVGKSLYEPDFVEAAKKLRDEHGIPVPVDSRVGTEFSETAPSTVKKVSEVQDNEEIMDFGDETALAMAALLKDAKTILWNGPVGVFEFPNFRKGTEIVAKAIADSEAFSIAGGGDTLAAIDLFGIEDKISYISTGGGAFLEFVEGKVLPAVAMLEERAKQ, from the coding sequence ATGTCTGTAATTAAGATGACCGATCTGGATCTGGCTGGTAAGCGTGTTCTGATCCGTGCCGATCTGAACGTACCGGTTAAAGAAGGGAAAGTGACGTCAGATGCACGTATCCGTGCTTCTCTGCCGACCATCGAAGCCGCGCTGAAGCAGGGTGCTAAAGTGATGGTAACCTCCCACCTGGGTCGTCCGACCGAAGGCGAATACAACGAAGAGTTCTCACTGCTGCCGGTAGTCAACTACCTGAAAGAGAAGCTGGGTGCTGACAACGTTTCGCTGGCAAAAGATTACCTCGACGGCGTTGAGCTGGCGGCCGGTAAGCTGGTGGTGCTGGAAAACGTGCGCTTTAACAAAGGCGAGAAGAAAGACGACGAAGCCCTCTCTAAAAAATACGCAGCCCTGTGCGATATCTTTGTGATGGATGCCTTCGGCACCGCACACCGCGCGCAGGCGTCCACCCATGGCGTGGGCAAATTTGCTCCTGTCGCCTGTGCCGGTCCGCTGCTGTCAGCCGAACTGGAAGCGCTGGGCAAAGCCCTGAAGAACCCGGCTCGTCCAATGGTTGCGGTAGTCGGTGGTTCTAAAGTGTCCACCAAGTTCGACGTGCTGAACTCGTTAGTGAAAATTGCTGACACCGTGATCGTCGGTGGCGGTATCGCTAATACCTTCGTCGCTATCGACAACAACGTCGGTAAGTCACTGTACGAACCCGATTTCGTTGAAGCCGCGAAAAAACTGCGTGACGAGCACGGTATCCCGGTCCCGGTTGACTCCCGCGTTGGCACCGAGTTCTCTGAAACTGCCCCTTCTACCGTGAAGAAAGTGTCAGAAGTGCAGGACAACGAAGAGATCATGGACTTCGGCGACGAAACCGCACTGGCGATGGCTGCCCTGCTGAAAGACGCCAAAACCATTCTGTGGAATGGCCCGGTTGGCGTGTTCGAATTCCCTAACTTCCGCAAAGGCACTGAAATCGTCGCTAAGGCGATTGCAGACAGCGAAGCGTTCTCCATCGCCGGCGGCGGTGATACCCTGGCAGCGATCGATCTGTTCGGTATCGAAGACAAGATTTCCTATATCTCTACCGGCGGCGGCGCGTTCCTCGAATTCGTGGAAGGCAAAGTTCTGCCAGCGGTAGCCATGCTCGAAGAGCGTGCGAAGCAGTAA